Below is a genomic region from Aurantimonas sp. HBX-1.
CTCGAAGGGCCGCGTCAGCCATGCCGCCAGCGGCCGGGAAACCGGCTTCGGCGAGCTTGCCGACAAGGCGGCAACGATGGAGCCGCCCGCCAATCCGCCGCTGAAGGACCCGAAGGACTTCGTCCTGATCGGCACCGACCGGCCGAAGCTCGACACCCCGGCCAAGACCGACGGCACCGCAGTGTTCACGCTGGACGTCCTTGCCGACGACATGCTGATCGCCATGGTCGCGCATCCGGAGCATTTCGGAGCGACGGTGAAGAGCTTCGACGATAGCGCCGCGCGTCAGGTTCCGGGCGTCGTCGACGTCAAGCGGGTGCCGCAGGGCATCGCCATCTATGCCGAGAACACCTTCGCGGCGCTGAAGGGCCGCGCGGCGCTGACCATCGAGTGGGACCTCGCCGCGGCGGAATCGCGCTCGAGCGAGGAAATCTACGACGACTACCGCCGGCTGATCGGCGGCGAACTGCTCGGCGCGACCGACAACGGCGACGTCGAGACGGCGCTGTCCGGCGACGGCATCACCCGGCTGGAATCGGAGCTGGTGTTTCCGTTCCTCGCGCACGCCCCGATGGAGCCGCTCGACGCCGTGCTGATCCGTGCCGACGACGGCTCGATCGACTGCTACACCGGCTCGCAGTTTCCCGGCCAGGACAAGGCGGCGATCGCCGAGACCTGTGGGGTCGATGCCGCCATGGTGCGCATCCATACGCAGCTCGCGGGCGGCAGCTTCGGTCGCCGCGCCCAGTTCGGCTCGCCCTACATGCGGGAAGCCGCGGCGGTGTTCGCCGCCTCCGGCATGAACCGCCCGGTCAAGCACATGTGGACGCGCGAGGACGACATTCGCGGCGGCTTCTACCGGCCGATCTATGTCCATTCGCTGAAGGGCGCGATCGACAGGGAAGGCAACATCGTCGCCTGGGACCAGGTGATCGCCGGCCAGTCGATCATGAAGAAGACCGAACTCGACGACACCACCGTCGAGGGCGCGTCCGACCTTCCCTACACCATCCCCAATCTCAGGGTCCGCGCGAACCAGACCGAACTGCAGGTGCCCGCCCTGTGGTGGCGCTCGGTGGGCCACACCCACACCGGCTTCGCGGTCGAGACGTTCATCGACGAACTGCTCGAGCGTGGCGGCAAGGATGCGGTCGAGGGCCGGCTGGCGCTCTTGTCGGAGCAGCCGCGCCACACCGGCGTGCTGAAGCGGGTCGCAGAACTCGCCGACTGGGGCTCCCCGGTTCCGGACGGGCGCCAGCGCGGCGTCGCCGTCCACAAGAGCTTCAACACCTATGTCGCCGAGATCGCCGAAGTGTCGATCGGCGCCGATGGCGGGCCGCGGGTCCACAAGGTCTGGTGCGCGGTGGATTGCGGCATCGCGGTCAATCCCAACGTCATCCGGGCGCAGATGGAAGGCGGCATCGGCTACGGGCTCGGCGCCGTGCTGTTCGACCAGATCAGCCTCGGCGAG
It encodes:
- a CDS encoding xanthine dehydrogenase family protein molybdopterin-binding subunit; translated protein: MGIQNIRVSRRSFLAGTGLVIGVTLASRSIAASALLRGTPAGAAGPVQNLNAFVRVATDGTVTILSKHIEFGQGPYTGLATIVAEELDADWSQMRAAAAPADDEIYKNLAFGLQGTGGSTAIANSWEQMRVAGATARAMLVLAAAEMWGVPASEITVSKGRVSHAASGRETGFGELADKAATMEPPANPPLKDPKDFVLIGTDRPKLDTPAKTDGTAVFTLDVLADDMLIAMVAHPEHFGATVKSFDDSAARQVPGVVDVKRVPQGIAIYAENTFAALKGRAALTIEWDLAAAESRSSEEIYDDYRRLIGGELLGATDNGDVETALSGDGITRLESELVFPFLAHAPMEPLDAVLIRADDGSIDCYTGSQFPGQDKAAIAETCGVDAAMVRIHTQLAGGSFGRRAQFGSPYMREAAAVFAASGMNRPVKHMWTREDDIRGGFYRPIYVHSLKGAIDREGNIVAWDQVIAGQSIMKKTELDDTTVEGASDLPYTIPNLRVRANQTELQVPALWWRSVGHTHTGFAVETFIDELLERGGKDAVEGRLALLSEQPRHTGVLKRVAELADWGSPVPDGRQRGVAVHKSFNTYVAEIAEVSIGADGGPRVHKVWCAVDCGIAVNPNVIRAQMEGGIGYGLGAVLFDQISLGEGGKIMQSNFHDYRSLRIQEMPEVEVAIIESTEPPTGVGEPGVPPIGPAVANAWRRLTGQPVRRLPIVGSLTS